A single window of Pyrus communis chromosome 10, drPyrComm1.1, whole genome shotgun sequence DNA harbors:
- the LOC137747121 gene encoding vacuolar protein sorting-associated protein 32 homolog 2-like, protein MFTRIFGKPRQENSALTTLDKLNETLEMLEKKEKVLQKKAAGEVDRAKEFTRAKNKRAAIQCLKRKRLYEQQIEQLGNFQLRIHDQMIMLEGAKATTETVDALRTGAAAMKAMQKATNIDDVDKTMDEINEQTENMKQIQEALSTPIGAAADFDEDELEAELEELEGAELEEQLLQPATQAPAAPVQVPAGRQPTRPAPQRRTEEEDELAALQAEMAL, encoded by the exons ATGTTTACCAGGATTTTTGGGAAACCCAGACAGGAAAACAGTGCCCTCACCACCTTAGACAAGTTGAATGAG ACGCTTGAAATGCTTGAGAAAAAGGAGAAAGTACTACAAAAGAAGGCTGCTGGAGAAGTTGATAGGGCCAAGGAATTCACCAGAGCAAAGAACAAAAGGG CCGCTATACAATGTTTGAAGAGGAAGCGGTTATATGAGCAGCAAATAGAGCAGCTTGGAAATTTCCAGTTGCGTATCCATGATCAG ATGATAATGCTAGAAGGTGCAAAAGCCACAACTGAAACTGTAGATGCCTTGAGAACTGGAGCTGCTGCAATGAAGGCAATGCAAAAAGCAAC GAACATAGATGATGTGGACAAGACTATGGATGAGATTAATGAGCAAACAGAGAACATGAAACAGATACAGGAAGCATTGTCAACTCCAATTGGTGCAGCTGCTGATTTTGATGAG GATGAATTGGAAGCAGAGCTTGAAGAGCTGGAAGGTGCAGAGTTGGAGGAACAACTTCTTCAGCCAGCAACACAAGCTCCTGCAGCGCCAGTGCAGGTCCCAGCAGGAAGGCAACCAACTCGCCCTGCGCCCCAAAGGCGcactgaagaagaagatgaattggCTGCTTTGCAGGCTGAGATGGCACTTTAA
- the LOC137747147 gene encoding IAA-amino acid hydrolase ILR1-like 4, with translation MASCKWVPSFFTVLLILPLLSSSTSSLSPEELAQIPVKFFDSAKRQELFDYMVGVRRTIHENPELGFEEFVTSKLIRDELDRIGVRYKYPFAGTGVVGFVGTGGPPFVAIRADMDALAMQESVEWEHKSKVAGKMHACGHDAHVAMLLGATKILQEYRHELQGTVVLVFQPAEEGGGGAKKMIDEGALENVGAIFGLHVASGDPIGSVSTRSGPFLAASGFFEAVISGKGGHAAIPQHTIDPILAASNVIVSLQHLVSREADPLDSQVVTVGKFQGGGAFNVIPDSVTIGGTFRAFSKESFMHLKQRIEEVITRQASVQRCNATVLFNEKEKPFYPVVVNDKDLHQHFLNVAGDLLGPRNILEKPPLMGAEDFAFYQEVIPGYFFMVGMKNESQGKLESGHSPNFRINEDVLPYGAALHASLATRYLLENQPESTLSKGNSHDEL, from the exons ATGGCGTCCTGCAAATGGGTCCCTTCGTTTTTCACAGTGTTACTGATTCTCCCGCTTCTCAGTTCTTCAACCAGTTCTCTGAGCCCGGAAGAGTTGGCCCAAATCCCGGTGAAGTTCTTCGACTCCGCCAAAAGGCAGGAGCTTTTCGATTACATGGTGGGAGTCAGAAGGACGATACATGAAAACCCAGAACTAGGTTTCGAGGAATTCGTGACCAGTAAGCTTATCAGAGACGAACTTGATCGGATAGGTGTCCGTTACAAATACCCATTTGCTGGAACTGGCGTTGTCGGCTTTGTTGGGACCGGCGGGCCGCCGTTCGTTGCGATTCGGGCGGATATGGATGCTCTGGCTATGCAG GAGAGCGTGGAGTGGGAGCACAAGAGTAAAGTTGCAGGGAAGATGCATGCTTGTGGACATGATGCTCATGTTGCCATGCTTCTTGGTGCTACAAAGATACTTCAAGAATATCGCCACGAATTACAG GGTACAGTTGTTCTTGTTTTCCAACCAGCTGAGGAAGGAGGTGGAGGAGCAAAGAAGATGATAGATGAAGGGGCTCTGGAGAATGTTGGTGCCATCTTTGGGTTGCATGTCGCTTCTGGTGACCCCATTGGTTCAGTGTCTACCAGGTCTGGCCCTTTTTTAGCTGCCAGTGGTTTTTTTGAGGCGGTAATAAGTGGGAAGGGGGGTCATGCGGCCATTCCACAACACACAATAGACCCGATCTTGGCTGCTTCAAATGTTATCGTTAGTCTGCAGCATCTTGTTTCACGTGAAGCCGACCCATTGGATTCACAG GTTGTTACTGTTGGAAAGTTCCAAGGAGGCGGTGCGTTCAATGTCATTCCAGATTCTGTTACAATTGGTGGGACGTTCAGGGCATTTTCGAAGGAAAGCTTTATGCACCTTAAACAAAGAATTGAAGAG GTCATCACTAGACAAGCCAGTGTACAGAGGTGCAATGCAACTGTCCTATTCAACGAAAAGGAGAAGCCCTTTTACCCTGTGGTCGTTAACGACAAAGATCTGCATCAACACTTCCTGAATGTTGCAGGAGATTTGCTAGGCCCGCGGAATATATTAGAGAAGCCACCATTGATGGGTGCGGAAGACTTTGCATTTTATCAAGAAGTAATTCCAGGATACTTCTTCATGGTCGGTATGAAGAATGAGTCTCAAGGAAAGCTCGAATCAGGCCATTCACCGAACTTCAGAATAAACGAAGATGTGCTTCCATATGGAGCAGCGTTACACGCATCCTTGGCCACAAGGTACCTCCTTGAAAATCAACCCGAATCTACTTTGTCAAAAGGGAACTCTCATGATGAATTGTGA
- the LOC137748603 gene encoding uncharacterized protein — translation MRKLSRKLRNSQDDDFSLPTWDDPARNDSRPMDTQEQEELVRELEKSQAQQSRLWRVLFASLLFCFSAFLLYSICQQVLSPWELRYHAYFMEEVPSWMVISADWLAVLACSSAIIGLLHDSKHHRRWIWYSLFTGIVLAVFWLYYMLSLPRFLWDIIWLPFGPLSGAGLALYIDHLLTESSEEIRKLRGYMEREREPIPA, via the exons ATGAGGAAGCTGAGCAGAAAATTGAGAAATTCACAGGACGACGACTTCTCTCTCCCCACTTGGGACGATCCTGCCCGCAACGATTCTCGCCCCATGGATACTCAAG AGCAAGAGGAGTTGGTTCGTGAATTGGAGaagagtcaagctcaacagaGTCGGTTATGGAGG GTTTTGTTTGCATcgcttctcttttgtttctCAGCGTTTCTTTTGTACTCAATCTGTCAGCAGGTTCTGTCTCCATGGGAATTG CGTTATCATGCTTACTTCATGGAGGAGGTGCCCTCATGGATGGTTATATCTGCAG ATTGGCTAGCTGTTCTAGCATGTTCATCAGCTATCATAGGATTACTTCATGATTCAAAGCATCACCGCCGATGGATTTGGTACTCACTCTTTACTGGTATTGTACTCGCAGTTTTCTGGTTGTATTACATGTTGAG TTTGCCAAGGTTCCTCTGGGATATAATCTGGCTTCCATTTGGACCTCTAAG CGGGGCAGGACTGGCTCTGTACATTGATCATCTGCTAACTGAGTCATCAGAAGAGATAAGAAAACTTCGAGGCTATAT ggagagggagagggagccCATACCAGCTTGA
- the LOC137746981 gene encoding pre-mRNA-splicing factor ATP-dependent RNA helicase DEAH1-like, with translation MARRSTLKNWVSDKLMDFLGYSNIVVVRFVIQLAKQATSPAGVMDKLVDFGLPSTNESGAFSKEIFARLRRKSLSKKKREVARLVRKLQRTYDEIIDVDNDDYESMKLDSRKKRYRKRVRSEVEEDREADIARVNEERPVKRRIWIVEGDDGSPFEEEETLRDQREREELERNIREKDAAAPTRLLKQNEAKEAFQRTNADIEALRRVSRQEYLKKREQKKLEEIMEDLEDENCLFRGLKLTEAEDRDLSYKKQILEIAKKKSVLEKDESGNEYMIPEAYDDQECGIDQKKRFSVASQCYRELNGGDKINPFAEQKAWEDQQIEKATWNFGSKDKNRSMSADEYEFVFGDLIDFVKASANEFDDDLQAQQTRSFDSQVKSNLEKLQEERKTLPVFSYRDELLRAVEKYQVLVIVGETGSGKTTQIPQYLHEAGYTKHGKIGCTQPRRVAAMSVAARVSQEMGVKLGHEVGYSIRFEDCTSEKTVMKYMTDGMLLREFLGEPDLASYSVLMVDEAHERTLSTDILFGLVKDIARFRPDFKLLISSATLDAKKFSDYFDYCPILYIPGRQHPVDIFYTKEPQADYLDAAIATALQIHVTEPSGDIMIFLTGQEEIEAAAEVLKQKTEGLGTKIGELIICPIFANLPTELQAKVFEPTPSGARKIVLATNIAETSVTIDGIKYVIDPGLCKMMSYNPRTGMESLQVTPISKASARQRAGRSGRTSPGKCFRLYTSYSYQHDFEDNTIPEIQRTNLANVVLTLKCLGIHDLLHFDFIDAPPAEGLIKALELLFALAALNKFGELTKVGRQMAEFPLDPKLSKMIVASGKYKCSDEVISIAAMLSVGNSVFLRPKNKQAYADNARMWFQTGNVGDHIALLNVYNEWKETNYSTQWCSENYIQARSMKRARDIRVQLERLLGRVEVELISNPDDLTPIKKAIASGFFPHVASSLKNGRYRTIKYPQTAYIHPSSGLARESPSCVLYHEMVLTTREYMRCVTEIEPKWLLEVAPHYFQVKHVKNSGSKSSLAAEGRPNRTDHSRGSKTFPVPAHRLRTY, from the coding sequence ATGGCGAGGCGTAGCACTCTGAAGAATTGGGTGTCTGATAAGTTAATGGATTTTCTCGGATATTCTAACATCGTAGTTGTTCGGTTCGTTATTCAACTCGCTAAGCAAGCAACATCGCCGGCTGGTGTGATGGACAAACTCGTCGATTTTGGACTGCCATCCACGAATGAATCGGGCGCTTTTTCGAAAGAAATCTTCGCAAGATTGCGCCGCAAGTCATTATCGAAAAAGAAGAGGGAAGTGGCCAGGCTGGTGAGGAAGCTGCAGAGAACATATGATGAGATCATAGATGTGGACAACGATGATTATGAGTCTATGAAGTTGGATTCGAGGAAGAAACGGTATAGGAAGAGGGTGCGGAGTGAAGTAGAAGAAGATCGCGAGGCAGATATTGCGAGAGTGAACGAAGAGAGACCGGTTAAAAGACGAATATGGATAGTAGAAGGCGACGATGGTTCACcgtttgaagaagaagaaacgttGCGTGATCAGCGAGAGAGGGAGGAGTTGGAGAGAAACATAAGGGAGAAGGATGCAGCAGCCCCAACAAGGTTGTTAAAACAGAACGAGGCAAAGGAGGCGTTTCAGAGAACCAATGCTGATATCGAAGCTTTAAGAAGAGTTTCAAGACAAGAGTATCTAAAGAAACGGGAGCAAAAGAAATTGGAGGAAATTATGGAGGATTTAGAAGATGAGAATTGCTTATTCAGAGGTCTGAAGCTGACCGAAGCAGAAGACCGTGACTTGAGTTACAAGAAACAAATATTAGAGATTGCGAAGAAAAAGTCAGTGCTAGAAAAGGATGAGAGTGGCAATGAGTACATGATCCCGGAAGCCTATGATGATCAGGAGTGTGGCATTGATCAGAAAAAGAGATTTTCTGTGGCTTCTCAATGCTACCGGGAACTGAATGGCGGAGATAAAATCAACCCGTTTGCAGAACAGAAAGCTTGGGAGGATCAGCAAATTGAAAAGGCAACATGGAATTTCGGATCCAAAGACAAAAATAGGTCAATGTCTGCTGATGAGTACGAATTTGTTTTTGGAGACCTGATTGATTTTGTCAAGGCATCAGCTAATGAATTTGATGATGATTTGCAAGCACAACAAACTCGGTCATTTGATTCGCAAGTGAAATCAAACTTGGAGAAGCTGCAGGAGGAGAGAAAAACATTACCAGTCTTCTCCTATCGCGATGAGTTGCTCCGAGCAGTTGAAAAATATCAGGTTCTTGTTATCGTTGGTGAAACTGGGTCCGGGAAAACCACACAGATACCCCAATATCTGCATGAGGCAGGATACACGAAGCATGGAAAGATTGGATGCACACAGCCACGGCGAGTTGCCGCTATGAGTGTTGCTGCCAGGGTTTCTCAAGAAATGGGAGTCAAACTCGGCCATGAGGTAGGTTATTCTATTCGTTTTGAAGATTGCACATCTGAAAAAACTGTTATGAAATATATGACTGATGGAATGTTGTTGCGTGAATTTCTCGGCGAACCAGATTTGGCAAGCTATAGTGTGCTGATGGTGGACGAGGCACATGAAAGAACGCTCTCGACAGATATTCTGTTCGGATTAGTTAAAGACATTGCACGATTTAGACCCGATTTTAAACTCCTCATCTCAAGTGCAACTCTTGATGCTAAGAAGTTCAGCGATTACTTTGATTATTGCCCGATTTTATATATTCCAGGAAGGCAGCATCCTGTCGATATATTCTACACAAAGGAACCACAAGCTGATTATTTAGATGCAGCAATTGCTACTGCACTTCAAATCCATGTGACAGAACCATCTGGCGATATAATGATCTTTCTCACTGGTCAGGAAGAAATTGAAGCAGCGGCTGAAGTATTGAAACAGAAGACAGAAGGCCTTGGGACAAAAATTGGTGAGCTGATTATCTGTCCCATATTTGCAAACCTACCTACCGAGTTGCAAGCGAAGGTTTTCGAGCCCACGCCTTCAGGGGCTAGGAAGATTGTCCTGGCCACAAACATAGCTGAAACTTCGGTGACAATAGACGGGATCAAATATGTCATTGACCCTGGACTTTGCAAGATGATGAGTTATAATCCGAGGACTGGGATGGAGTCATTGCAAGTCACTCCCATCTCGAAAGCATCGGCCAGACAAAGGGCAGGTCGATCTGGTCGAACAAGCCCTGGGAAATGCTTCAGGTTATACACATCTTACAGTTACCAGCATGATTTTGAAGATAACACAATACCAGAAATACAACGGACTAACCTTGCGAATGTCGTGCTTACGCTGAAGTGTCTCGGTATCCATGACTTGTTACATTTCGATTTCATAGATGCTCCACCTGCTGAAGGATTGATAAAGGCGCTTGAACTGCTGTTTGCCCTAGCTGCATTGAACAAATTTGGTGAGCTGACTAAGGTCGGTAGGCAGATGGCAGAGTTTCCTCTTGATCCGAAGCTATCTAAGATGATAGTTGCTTCCGGCAAGTACAAGTGCTCGGACGAGGTTATTTCAATCGCTGCTATGCTTTCTGTTGGTAACTCAGTTTTTCTCCGCCCGAAGAACAAACAAGCCTACGCTGACAATGCACGAATGTGGTTTCAAACCGGGAATGTGGGAGATCACATTGCTTTGCTTAATGTGTACAATGAATGGAAGGAGACAAATTACTCAACACAATGGTGTTCCGAAAACTACATACAGGCGAGGAGCATGAAACGAGCAAGAGATATCCGGGTACAACTTGAACGGCTCTTGGGGCGGGTTGAGGTCGAATTAATCTCAAATCCCGATGATCTAACGCCTATAAAGAAGGCCATTGCATCCGGTTTCTTCCCCCACGTTGCAAGCTCTTTGAAGAATGGACGTTATAGAACGATCAAATATCCACAGACCGCCTACATCCACCCGAGCTCAGGGCTAGCACGGGAGTCACCAAGCTGCGTTTTATACCACGAAATGGTGCTTACGACAAGAGAATACATGAGATGTGTAACGGAAATAGAGCCGAAGTGGCTGCTGGAAGTAGCTCCGCATTATTTCCAGGTGAAGCATGTTAAGAACTCGGGTTCGAAGAGCAGCCTCGCAGCGGAGGGCAGGCCGAACAGGACCGACCACTCTCGGGGTTCAAAGACTTTCCCTGTGCCAGCCCATAGGCTTCGAACTTACTAA
- the LOC137746814 gene encoding large ribosomal subunit protein eL31 — translation MVEKTKGRKEEVVTREYTINLHKRLHGCTFKKKAPNAIKEIRKFAKKAMGTNDVRVDVKLNKQIWSRGIRSVPRRIRVRIARKRNDDEDAKEELYSLVTVAEIPAEGLSGLGTKVIEEDE, via the exons ATGGTTGAGAAGACAaagggaaggaaggaggaggtGGTGACTAGAGAGTACACCATCAACCTCCACAAGCGCCTCCATGGCTG CACATTCAAGAAGAAGGCTCCTAACGCCATAAAGGAGATCAGGAAGTTTGCCAAGAAGGCCATGGGAACAAATGATGTCAGGGTGGACGTGAAGCTGAACAAGCAGATCTGGAGCAGAGGAATCAGGAGCGTCCCAAGAAGGATCAGGGTTCGCATTGCTCGCAAGAGGAACGACGACGAAGATGCAAAGGAAGAGCTCTACTCCCTTGTTACCGTTGCTGAGATCCCAGCAGAAGGACTGAGTGGATTGGGCACCAAGGTCATTGAAGAGGATGAATGA
- the LOC137746984 gene encoding zinc protease PQQL-like → MVEEQCSVQLCFPVELKNGTMVEDIHIVGFLSKLLETKIMQVLRIKHGQIYTVGVSVFIGGSKPYKTANVRGDRIINFSCDPEISSKLVDLTLHEILRLQEEGPSDEDVPTILEIEQRAQENGLQENHYWLDRILHSYQSRDCSGDVDTCFEILVGLAGLAVLGPSLWRYSRRTLNS, encoded by the exons ATGGTGGAAGAACAATGTTCTGTCCAATTGTGCTTCCCTGTGGAACTGAAAAATGGAACCATG GTAGAAGACATTCACATTGTTGGATTCCTGAGCAAACTTCTTGAAACAAAAATTATGCAGGTTCTACGAATCAAACATGGACAG ATCTACACTGTCGGTGTTTCTGTATTTATTGGGGGTAGTAAGCCTTACAAAACTGCAAATGTTCGTGGTGATCGAATCATAAACTTTTCTTGTGATCCAGAAATCTCGTCAAAGCTG GTCGATCTTACTCTGCATGAAATATTACGTCTCCAAGAGGAAGGGCCGTCAGATGAGGATGTCCCAACCATCCTTGAAATTGAGCAAAGAGCCCAAGAAAATGGGCTTCAA GAGAATCACTACTGGTTGGACAGGATTTTACACAGCTATCAGTCAAGAGACTGCTCCGGTGATGTTGACACTTGTTTTGAG ATTTTGGTCGGCCTTGCTGGTCTCGCGGTTTTGGGTCCTAGCTTATGGAGATATTCACGACGCACCCTAAACTCGTAG
- the LOC137747055 gene encoding histone acetyltransferase type B catalytic subunit-like, whose product MVQKQGASADPTATEPKKRRRVGFSSVDSGVEAKDCIKIYLVSSKAEVGSTDSFCIDPVDLNSSFDDDGKIYGYKGLKITIWVSSISFHAYADIAFESTTDGGKGITDLKSALQKIFAETLIESEEEFLRTFSTQRNLIRSMVSTGEVLQHKTSIGQISVSNGQLGETTSDLQVVRLVVGKTAAGHLYSHLIPLVLLLVDGSSPIDVVDPRWELYVLIQNKTDDKEDNYSIFLGFTAVYRFYHYPDSSRLRLSQILVLPPYQHKGYGRYLLEVLNDVAVSENVYDLTVEEPLDYFQHVRTCVDVLRLHKFNPIKDAVNAAVSQLKQGKLSKKTHAPRLMPSTSVIGDARKSLKINKKQFLQCWDVFVYLGLDPVDKYMEDFVGIISNRMKEDLIGKDSGAGGKRVVEVPSEYEPEMSFVMFRSQAGEATSTVQMDENQPNQEEQLQQLVDERVKEIKSIAEKVSSQICLTAEAS is encoded by the exons ATGGTCCAGAAGCAAGGAGCCTCTGCCGATCCGACCGCCACCGAGCCTAAGAAACGACGTCGCGTCGGCTTTTCCAGCGTCG ATTCTGGAGTGGAGGCCAAAGATTGCATCAAGATTTACCTGG tTTCTAGCAAAGCGGAAGTGGGTTCTACAGACAGTTTTTGTATTGATCCTGTTGACTTGAATAGCTCTTTTGATGATGATGGGAAGATATATGGTTACAAAGGATTGAAG ATTACTATATGGGTTAGCAGTATATCGTTTCATGCTTATGCTGATATTGCATTTGAGAGCACAACTGAT GGTGGCAAAGGAATCACCGATTTGAAATCAGCTCTTCAG AAAATATTTGCTGAGACCCTCATTGAGAGTGAAGAGGAGTTCCTTCGAACTTTTTCAACGCAGAGAAATTTGATTAG ATCCATGGTCTCAACGGGCGAGGTGTTACAGCACAAGACCTCTATTGGACAAATAAGTGTTTCTAATGGTCAGTTAGGAGAAACCACTTCTGATTTGCAG GTTGTTCGCTTGGTTGTTGGCAAGACAGCTGCTGGACACCTTTACAGTCACTTGATacctcttgttcttcttcttgttgatg GTAGCAGTCCAATTGATGTTGTGGATCCAAGATGGGAGTTGTATGTCCTGATCCAGAACAAAACAGATGACAAGGAGGACAACTACAGTATATTTCTTGGTTTTACGGCTGTGTATCGTTTTTACCATTATCCTGATAGTTCTCGGTTGCGGCTCAGTCAG ATATTGGTATTGCCTCCTTACCAACACAAGGGTTATGGACGATACCTTCTTGAGGTCCTCAATGATGTTGCAGTATCTGAAAACGTCTATGACCTCACAGTTGAAGAACCATTAGATTACTTCCAGCATGTACGTACTTGTGTTGATGTACTGCGCCTTCATAAGTTCAATCCAATCAAGGATGCGGTTAATGCAGCAGTTTCTCAACTGAAGCAAGGAAAGTTGTCGAAGAAGACACACGCTCCTCGACTCATGCCATCCACTAGTGTCATTGGGGATGCCCggaaaagtttgaaaattaacaagaaacaGTTTCTTCAGTGCTGGGATGTTTTTGTCTATCTTGGCCTTGATCCTGTGGATAAGTACATGGAGGATTTTGTGGGAATTATATCTAATCGCATGAAGGAAGATCTCATAGGAAAAGATTCTGGGGCTGGTGGGAAGCGAGTGGTTGAAGTTCCAAGCGAATATGAACCAGAGATGTCATTTGTTATGTTCAGGTCACAGGCCGGGGAAGCTACTAGTACTGTTCAGATGGACGAAAATCAACCAAATCAGGAAGAGCAACTCCAGCAGTTAGTTGATGAGAGGGTGAAAGAGATCAAATCAATAGCTGAGAAAGTGTCTTCGCAGATCTGTCTGACTGCCGAGGCATCATAA
- the LOC137747056 gene encoding large ribosomal subunit protein eL28z-like — translation MATVPGQLIWEIVKKNNSFLVKEFGRGNAGVRFSKEPNNLYNLHSYKHSGLANKKTVTIQAGGKDQSVVLATTKTKKQNKPASLLHKSVIRKEFPRVAKAVSNQVADNFYRPDLKKAALARLSAVHRSLKVAKSGAKKRNRQAVKTPGRK, via the exons ATGGCTACCGTTCCGGGACAACTGATCTGGGAGATCGTGAAGAAGAACAACTCCTTCTTGGTGAAGGAGTTCGGCCGCGGCAACGCCGGCGTCCGCTTCAGCAAGGAGCCCAACAACCTCTACAACCTCCACTCCTACAAGCATTCCG GTTTGGCGAACAAGAAGACGGTGACTATTCAGGCTGGAGGGAAAGACCAGTCTGTGGTGCTCGCCACCACCAAGACCAAGAAGCAGAACAAGCCCGCCAGTCTGCTTCACAAGTCTGTCATCAGGAAGGAGTTTCCCCGCGTCGCCAAGGCTGTTTCCAATCAG GTTGCGGATAACTTCTACAGACCAGATCTAAAGAAAGCTGCCCTCGCCAGGCTCAGTGCCGTTCACAGGAGCCTCAAGGTTGCCAAGTCTGGTGCGAAGAAGAGGAACAGGCAGGCTGTCAAGACCCCTGGTAGGAAGTGA
- the LOC137748474 gene encoding deoxyhypusine synthase-like, producing MEDDRLASTHSTVFIESEDLEGQSTEIEGYDFNQGVDYPRLVSSMVSTGFQASNLGDAIQIVNQMLDWSLADEAIDEDCNEEERDLKYRKSVKCKVFLGFTSNLVSSGIRDTIRYLVEHHMVDVVVSTAGGIEEDLVKCLAPTYRGDFSLPGALLRSKGLNRIGNLLVPNDNYCKFEDWIIPIFDQMLKDQTEQHVLWTPSKLIARLGKEINDRRSYLYWAYKNNIPVYCPGLTDGSLGDMLYFHSFRSPGLIIDLVQDIRAMNDEAVHASPRKTGMIILGGGMPKHHISNANMFRNGADYGVFINTAQEFDGSDSGARPDEAVSWGKIRDSAKTVKVHCDATIAFPLLVAETFAKNAVQTTT from the exons ATGGAAGATGACCGGTTGGCATCCACGCACTCTACAGTGTTCATAGAGTCAGAGGATTTGGAAGGCCAAAGCACAGAAATCGAAGGATATGATTTCAATCAGGGAGTAGACTACCCTCGCCTCGTGAGCTCCATGGTCTCCACCGGCTTCCAAGCCTCCAATCTCGGAGATGCCATTCAAATCGTCAACCAAATG CTAGATTGGAGTCTAGCAGACGAGGCTATAGATGAAGATTGCAATGAGGAGGAGAGGGATTTGAAATACAGAAAGTCGGTGAAATGCAAGGTGTTTCTAGGTTTTACTTCAAATTTGGTTTCGTCTGGGATTAGAGATACAATTCGGTACTTGGTGGAGCACCATATGGTGGATGTTGTGGTTTCAACTGCTGGTGGTATAGAGGAGGATCTAGTTAAATGCCTTGCGCCCACTTATAGAGGTGATTTCTCTCTACCGGGAGCACTTTTGCGGTCAAAAGGCTTGAATCGTATTGGTAATTTGCTTGTTCCTAATGACAACTACTGCAAATTTGAGGATTGGATCATACCAATTTTCGACCAGATGTTGAAGGACCAAACTGAGCAG CACGTATTGTGGACTCCATCTAAATTGATTGCACGCCTGGGGAAGGAAATAAATGATCGACGTTCATACCTTTATTGGGCATACAAG AACAATATCCCAGTTTATTGTCCAGGTTTAACGGATGGCTCACTGGGAGACATGTTGTACTTTCATTCTTTCCGCAGCCCAGGCCTGATCATCGACTTAGTGCAAG ATATTAGGGCCATGAATGATGAAGCTGTCCATGCAAGCCCAAGGAAGACTGGAATGATCATTCTCGGAGGGGGCATGCCCAAACATCACATTTCCAATGCCAATATGTTTCGTAATGGTGCGGATTATGGTGTCTTCATCAATACTGCGCAAGAGTTTGATGGGAGTGATTCTGGAGCGCGTCCTGACGAGGCTGTATCATGGGGAAAAATACGGGATTCTGCCAAAACTGTCAAG GTGCATTGCGATGCAACAATTGCTTTCCCTCTGCTGGTTGCTGAAACATTTGCGAAGAACGCTGTCCAGACTACGACCTGA
- the LOC137748572 gene encoding probable caffeoyl-CoA O-methyltransferase At4g26220 gives MEHSAKKDRSLEKKGLLQSDELYQYILETSVYPHEPEPLKVLRAATASHPRAEIATALDAGQLMAMLLKLIDAKKTIEVGVFTGYSLLLTALAIPDDGKIVAIDVNRETYEQIGLPIIKKACVEHKIDFIESQALPVLDKLLENHENEGGFDFAYVDADEVNYWNYHERLMKLLKVGGLVVYDNTLWGGTVVMPDELTPEHKKLGRQATIEFNKLLAADPRVQISHASLGDGIAICRRLY, from the exons ATGGAGCACAGCGCCAAAAAGGACCGGAGTCTAGAGAAGAAGGGACTGCTGCAGAGTGACGAGTTATATCAG TATATCTTGGAGACTAGTGTGTATCCACACGAACCGGAGCCTCTCAAGGTGCTTAGAGCTGCCACCGCCAGCCACCCGAG GGCTGAGATTGCTACTGCACTAGATGCAGGTCAGTTAATGGCCATGCTGTTGAAGCTCATAGATGCAAAGAAAACGATTGAAGTTGGCGTTTTCACCGGATACTCTCTCCTCCTTACTGCTCTTGCAATTCCCGACGATGGCAAG ATTGTAGCCATAGATGTGAATCGTGAGACGTATGAGCAAATAGGGCTTCCAATCATAAAGAAAGCCTGTGTTGAGCACAAAATCGACTTTATTGAATCCCAGGCACTACCGGTTCTTGATAAGCTACTAGAAAAT CATGAAAACGAAGGCGGTTTCGACTTTGCTTACGTTGATGCCGACGAGGTCAACTACTGGAACTACCATGAGAGGTTAATGAAGCTGCTGAAGGTGGGTGGTTTAGTTGTTTATGATAACACCCTCTGGGGAGGAACGGTTGTAATGCCTGATGAGTTGACTCCAGAGCACAAGAAACTGGGCAGACAGGCGACTATTGAGTTTAACAAGTTACTTGCAGCCGATCCTCGTGTCCAGATTTCGCATGCTTCTTTGGGTGACGGGATCGCAATTTGTCGTCGTCTTTACTGA